From Micromonospora carbonacea:
TCGTACGCCGACCGGACCACCTCGGGGAAGCGGTCGCGCAGGGCGAGCATGTGGTCGGCGTACCCGGGGAACTTCGCGCGGGCCTGCTCGGCGATCCCGCCGAACGTCCGGATGTTGATCATCGTGGGGACCAGGGCGGTGCCCTGCCGGGCCATCAGGTCGATCAGGTCGAGGCTCAGCCCGGTGCCGTGCTCGACGGAGTCCACCCCGGCCCGCACCATGATCTCGACGCCCGCCTCGGAGAACGTGTGCACCGCCGCCCGGGCCCCGGCGGCGTGCGCGGCGGCGACGGCGGCGGTCATCGTGTCGGCGTCCCAGGCGGGCGCGAGGTCGCCGGTGCCCCGGTCGATCCAGTCGCCGACCAGCTTGACCCAGCCGTTGCCGGCGGCGGCCTGCGCGGCGACGGTGGCGGCCACCTGCGGCGCGTCGACCTCGACCCCGATGTCGCGCAGGTAGCGGCGCGGCGGGGCGACGTGCCGGCCCGCGCGGGCCAGTCGCGGCAGCCCCGGGTCGTCGTCGAGCTCGGGGTACGGGTACGGCGAACCCGCGTCCCG
This genomic window contains:
- a CDS encoding amidohydrolase family protein produces the protein MALHVRGVLLPDDEVRDLWLVGDRVTFDPVPGAETVVDGGFVLPGLTDAHCHLGIARGGAPITSLDQARAAAHVDVDAGVLAIRDAGSPYPYPELDDDPGLPRLARAGRHVAPPRRYLRDIGVEVDAPQVAATVAAQAAAGNGWVKLVGDWIDRGTGDLAPAWDADTMTAAVAAAHAAGARAAVHTFSEAGVEIMVRAGVDSVEHGTGLSLDLIDLMARQGTALVPTMINIRTFGGIAEQARAKFPGYADHMLALRDRFPEVVRSAYEAGVPIYVGTDAGGGIDHGLAAEEMLLLHSQAGMPAVDVLAAASWRAREWLGFPGLVEGGLADLTVYPTDPRRDLSVVRTPSRIVLRGRVLR